The following proteins are encoded in a genomic region of Paenibacillus sp. FSL R7-0273:
- a CDS encoding response regulator transcription factor, whose product MWKVAIIDDDFQVVRGLRKVIPWEELDAEFAGEAIDGESGLKLIHEVKPDIVLTDIYMPVMNGIQMIEQLKADDFTGRFVILSGYNDFEYARTALRLGVDDYLTKPVTVDQIRSVLSETIEKLEETYLRRLELGQVQSAERQELLCLEEWLAGELNGWSRDSAVAVPPELLPERKYTVLVLEVLWTERIRSVSLADWSLFKFAVSNIVTEVLNREWPAASFVWLFGNHAALLLPSAAEEADEGILQAAEQVGELMVDSMKVFLGLDFRFGTGNVKTGWNGIKASGDEAMQRLLTKLPLHLTNSKPQIKETTDTAVSEPPSTSAIQEKHRKAVQFMKEYIHKHYAEDITLETLASQLFISKNYLNQLFKKVTGETFTNYVIRVRIEKAKALLQSGNHLIYEVSEMVGYQNVPYFSTLFKKYCGVSPSELMKR is encoded by the coding sequence ATGTGGAAGGTGGCAATCATTGATGATGATTTCCAGGTCGTCAGAGGATTACGCAAGGTGATACCCTGGGAGGAGCTGGATGCAGAATTCGCCGGTGAAGCTATTGACGGTGAATCCGGACTTAAGCTGATTCATGAAGTTAAGCCGGATATTGTGCTGACAGATATTTATATGCCTGTCATGAACGGAATACAAATGATCGAACAGCTGAAGGCGGATGATTTCACCGGCAGATTTGTTATTTTGAGCGGATACAATGATTTTGAATATGCCCGTACTGCGTTGCGTCTCGGGGTGGACGATTATCTGACCAAACCGGTAACGGTAGACCAGATCCGTAGCGTATTATCAGAAACAATTGAAAAGCTGGAGGAAACCTATTTGCGCCGCCTTGAGCTTGGGCAGGTTCAATCCGCTGAGCGGCAGGAATTGTTATGCCTGGAGGAATGGCTGGCAGGAGAGCTGAACGGGTGGAGCAGAGACTCTGCTGTTGCGGTTCCGCCCGAGCTGCTGCCGGAGCGCAAATACACAGTGCTTGTCCTGGAGGTGCTGTGGACCGAACGGATCCGCAGCGTGTCACTGGCAGACTGGAGCCTGTTTAAATTTGCCGTATCGAATATTGTTACCGAGGTGCTGAACCGTGAATGGCCGGCTGCGAGCTTCGTCTGGCTGTTCGGCAATCATGCGGCCCTGCTGCTGCCGTCAGCAGCAGAAGAGGCGGATGAGGGCATCCTCCAGGCAGCAGAGCAGGTGGGAGAGCTGATGGTTGACAGCATGAAGGTCTTTCTAGGTCTGGATTTCCGGTTTGGCACGGGAAACGTTAAGACCGGCTGGAACGGGATCAAGGCCTCCGGCGATGAAGCTATGCAACGGCTGCTTACAAAGCTGCCGCTCCATCTGACAAATAGCAAGCCTCAAATTAAGGAGACTACGGACACTGCAGTCAGTGAACCCCCGTCAACATCTGCAATTCAGGAGAAGCACCGAAAGGCGGTACAATTCATGAAGGAATATATCCATAAGCATTATGCCGAGGATATTACGCTTGAGACGCTTGCTTCACAGCTGTTTATCTCCAAAAATTACCTGAATCAGCTGTTTAAAAAAGTAACGGGGGAGACCTTTACTAACTATGTCATCCGGGTGCGCATTGAAAAAGCAAAAGCGCTGCTGCAGAGCGGCAATCATCTGATTTATGAGGTGTCTGAAATGGTTGGCTATCAGAATGTTCCTTATTTCAGCACCTTGTTCAAAAAGTATTGCGGAGTCAGTCCCAGTGAATTGATGAAAAGATAG
- a CDS encoding S-layer homology domain-containing protein → MKASMLRKSNSWLSVLIITVMLFGLYPGVAQVEAASSASGKIYYVDHTAGNDGNTGTAESSPWKTMGKVNSTVFKPGDRILLKSGSVWNNQTLAPQGSGTEGNPIIIDRYSSGDKPKIKANGQYADAVTLTNQQYWEIRNLDVSNTTPVTGTFAESLGDYRGIHVTGYDAGTLNYIRISNVDVHDVSGEIAWISGKVQENPDPGIRFKTGWDGSKKTGGIVFDTTVADPKNPVRATVFNDVIIENSTIKNTSFGGITFKQYQGDNGGDNASQITLTGWGKRVNESDPIFTPHTNIIIRGNYITQRDTEFGCNGIYVTGTRGALIENNVVQATGTVGIELNHADDIVVQYNEVFETSKKAGGADSSGIDPDNSTTNILIQYNYIHDNGDGILVCQFSFGSTTIRYNVLENNKKYPIYLHSDKRAVADIYNNTIYNEVSSYLVVAQGKYLDSTYNIKNNIFYTTKEVKAFPESPTLNYDSNSYYSVSGTLAPPSGDANALIGNPLLVNPGRGTFGSEESGPQLDLSRYQLQPESRLINRGVAVLGENAEEIKDFAGKDLYNGAAERGAFEYYEASATTTSIAGRVTNSIGSGMAGIAITDSEGSAIQAVTDSAGYYFIKDVAVGSSINLKAVKNGYEDAQTGLFTVAAGNVATLDLRMTSNAAAGSITGKVLDGHLTAAPDTTVTLSRDGDVIGTTITDTDGVYTFPVVELGENYIVSAVKEDYRPASVSGITVEPAHVSVIPDLYVVNKQAALFSGTDFNELEAGAPPAAPWNVSTSGGSAGASELPSTADKSIKLTRTSSNGSTSLFRTFAPGALKGVVTLSADVLKLDNAGSTNWFSLPYIYSSEGTASTNIGVAIAFSKGQIVAYKGGSSTNLMAYETNRWYNLRIVMNTGSGKYDLYVNDELILEQADFRNKISDIGRIEYYANSAHRGTLHIDNVQIYQGIPYERNDAGINDVQADLGTMIKRGDSYSLEIPYFMDSVKLTATASSPNISSMTINGVPALSGQPTDKIMLASGDNTIPVVITAEDGVTTKTVNVLINREPAETDSTVQKLMVAGGKGEELLLSPAFAFNKDSYTLTVQDSVYGLIVTPLAGAPDTEVRVNGKVVAYGSASEEIQLKDSVSEITVSTSSADGTDYRTYTITVNWEGTYVPEPGEPEITDAVISPLKTVFDRNPMNRKAVEFAIEWNGNTLTAIRNGETELSGADYSVTGNVYGIETDYLLKQPLGVLTLAFDFNQGKDAVAEIEIVDTTSGGGTDPGTDPGTDPGTDPGTDPGTNPGTDPGTDPGKDPVAIPGGTGSTSAALPAVTAGSGTLILAAQTANSEGAVEAAVTEAALKEALALAAAKGDKSKRVTVTVNPVNGAASYIISLPAAALGSAAEGQTLEIRTAFGTVIFPGGVLSGEQAKPGETAVLKIAKADLAGQSSGIIKAVGARPAVELSLSISGKEASWQQNTAPVQVSIPYEPSAAEILNTEYLAVWHIDEKGVSHPVTRAKYDPATAAVTFSTRHFSIYAVAMNRYSFADLGPSHWAYKPVGILAAQGILNGVSADSFAPSVQISRADYLLMLLCALGLESTESGSAGYPDVQPDSYYYDAVSAAQALGIAGGRADGSFAPAAPITRQEMIVMADRALTAAGIQAASLSSRPDRGIRDLDAVADYAADAVNRMLEAGWIQGNNGMINPEGTASRAEAAVLLYNIYSRLQ, encoded by the coding sequence ATGAAAGCAAGCATGTTAAGGAAAAGCAATTCGTGGCTGTCCGTGCTGATCATTACGGTCATGCTGTTCGGGCTGTATCCGGGAGTGGCACAGGTGGAGGCAGCCAGTTCGGCTTCAGGCAAAATTTATTATGTGGATCATACTGCAGGAAACGACGGTAACACAGGTACTGCGGAGAGCAGTCCCTGGAAAACGATGGGAAAAGTAAACAGCACCGTATTTAAGCCGGGAGACCGTATTCTGCTTAAATCCGGAAGCGTATGGAATAACCAGACTCTGGCTCCGCAGGGCTCCGGTACAGAGGGGAACCCGATCATTATCGACCGTTACAGCAGCGGAGATAAGCCGAAGATTAAGGCAAACGGGCAATACGCCGATGCAGTTACCTTAACCAATCAGCAGTACTGGGAAATCCGTAATCTGGATGTTTCCAATACGACTCCCGTAACAGGCACCTTTGCAGAGTCGCTGGGCGATTACCGCGGGATTCATGTCACCGGATATGATGCCGGAACACTGAACTATATCCGTATAAGTAATGTGGATGTTCACGACGTGTCAGGGGAAATTGCCTGGATCAGCGGGAAGGTACAGGAAAATCCGGATCCGGGGATCCGGTTCAAGACGGGCTGGGACGGCTCCAAGAAAACCGGCGGGATTGTATTTGATACAACAGTTGCGGATCCGAAGAACCCGGTGCGCGCCACTGTATTCAATGATGTCATTATTGAGAATTCCACAATTAAAAACACTTCGTTCGGCGGAATTACCTTTAAGCAGTATCAAGGTGATAACGGCGGGGATAATGCCAGCCAAATTACACTGACGGGCTGGGGTAAGCGTGTGAATGAGTCGGACCCGATTTTTACCCCTCATACGAACATCATTATCCGTGGAAACTATATTACACAAAGGGATACGGAGTTTGGCTGCAACGGAATTTACGTGACCGGCACGAGAGGCGCACTTATCGAGAACAACGTGGTACAGGCAACCGGCACAGTGGGGATTGAGCTGAATCATGCCGATGATATTGTCGTTCAGTACAACGAGGTGTTCGAAACGTCCAAAAAAGCCGGCGGAGCGGATTCCAGCGGGATCGATCCGGACAATTCGACGACAAATATTCTGATTCAATACAACTATATTCATGATAACGGCGACGGTATTCTGGTCTGCCAGTTCAGCTTCGGAAGCACTACAATCCGTTATAATGTGCTGGAGAACAACAAGAAGTATCCAATCTACTTGCATTCGGATAAAAGAGCCGTTGCCGATATTTACAATAATACGATTTATAACGAAGTTAGCAGTTATCTGGTAGTTGCCCAGGGAAAGTATCTGGATTCTACCTATAACATCAAAAATAATATTTTCTATACAACAAAAGAGGTTAAGGCTTTTCCTGAAAGCCCGACATTGAATTATGACAGCAACAGTTATTATTCCGTGTCCGGTACGCTGGCTCCTCCTTCAGGTGATGCCAACGCGCTTATTGGCAATCCTCTGCTGGTCAACCCAGGCAGGGGGACATTCGGTTCTGAAGAATCCGGTCCCCAGCTGGATTTAAGCAGATACCAGCTGCAGCCGGAATCCAGGCTGATCAACCGCGGAGTAGCTGTCCTGGGAGAGAACGCGGAGGAGATCAAGGATTTTGCCGGAAAAGATCTGTACAATGGGGCAGCTGAGCGCGGAGCGTTTGAATATTACGAGGCTTCGGCGACAACGACCAGCATTGCTGGCCGGGTTACGAACAGTATCGGCAGCGGAATGGCCGGTATTGCCATCACCGATTCAGAAGGCAGTGCTATTCAAGCCGTGACAGACAGCGCCGGCTATTATTTCATTAAGGATGTTGCTGTAGGCAGCAGCATCAACCTGAAAGCGGTAAAGAACGGCTACGAGGATGCACAGACAGGTCTGTTCACTGTTGCAGCCGGAAATGTAGCTACCCTTGATCTCCGGATGACCTCCAATGCGGCTGCCGGATCCATTACTGGTAAAGTATTGGATGGTCATTTGACGGCGGCTCCGGATACCACAGTTACATTGAGCAGAGATGGGGATGTAATCGGGACAACGATAACTGATACTGACGGTGTATATACCTTCCCTGTAGTTGAGCTTGGAGAGAATTATATCGTTTCCGCTGTAAAAGAAGACTACAGACCGGCAAGTGTATCCGGCATCACAGTAGAGCCGGCCCATGTTTCCGTAATCCCTGATCTTTATGTAGTGAACAAGCAGGCTGCGCTGTTCAGCGGGACCGATTTCAATGAGCTGGAGGCGGGTGCTCCGCCGGCTGCACCTTGGAATGTGTCAACGAGCGGGGGAAGCGCCGGAGCTTCCGAGCTGCCAAGTACCGCTGACAAAAGCATCAAGCTTACCCGTACCAGCAGCAACGGCAGCACCTCCTTGTTCCGGACCTTTGCGCCGGGAGCTTTGAAGGGTGTAGTTACACTGTCTGCTGATGTATTAAAGCTTGATAATGCAGGCAGCACGAACTGGTTCAGCTTGCCGTACATTTATAGCAGTGAAGGTACGGCCAGTACTAACATCGGTGTTGCGATCGCATTTTCCAAAGGCCAGATTGTCGCTTACAAGGGCGGTTCATCCACCAATCTGATGGCATATGAGACGAATAGATGGTACAATCTGCGGATTGTTATGAACACAGGCTCGGGAAAATACGATCTTTATGTTAATGATGAGTTGATCCTGGAGCAGGCGGATTTCCGCAATAAAATCTCTGATATCGGACGAATCGAATACTATGCTAACAGCGCACACAGAGGAACGCTGCATATTGATAATGTGCAGATCTATCAGGGCATTCCTTATGAACGCAATGATGCAGGAATTAACGACGTGCAGGCGGACCTGGGGACAATGATCAAGAGAGGGGACAGCTACAGTCTGGAAATTCCGTATTTTATGGATTCTGTCAAGCTGACCGCAACAGCCAGCAGCCCAAATATTTCTTCGATGACCATTAACGGTGTGCCGGCATTAAGCGGACAACCGACAGACAAGATTATGCTCGCCTCAGGCGATAACACCATTCCGGTAGTTATTACTGCCGAAGACGGTGTTACGACAAAAACGGTAAACGTACTAATCAACCGCGAGCCTGCCGAAACAGACTCTACTGTGCAGAAGCTGATGGTTGCAGGCGGTAAAGGGGAAGAATTACTATTATCGCCAGCCTTCGCCTTCAATAAAGACAGCTATACGCTGACTGTTCAGGATAGTGTATACGGACTGATCGTGACTCCGCTGGCCGGAGCGCCTGACACTGAGGTCCGCGTGAACGGCAAAGTGGTTGCATACGGCAGTGCCTCCGAAGAGATTCAGCTTAAAGACAGTGTTAGTGAAATTACTGTAAGCACGTCTTCAGCAGATGGTACAGACTATAGGACTTATACCATCACGGTGAACTGGGAAGGAACCTATGTGCCGGAACCGGGAGAGCCTGAGATTACAGACGCTGTAATCAGCCCGCTGAAGACAGTGTTTGATAGAAATCCGATGAACCGCAAGGCGGTTGAATTTGCAATCGAGTGGAACGGCAATACGCTGACGGCTATCCGCAACGGTGAGACAGAACTCAGCGGAGCAGATTACAGTGTTACAGGCAATGTATACGGTATTGAAACAGATTATCTGCTTAAGCAGCCGCTGGGCGTGCTGACGCTGGCCTTTGATTTTAATCAGGGGAAGGATGCGGTTGCAGAAATTGAAATTGTTGATACAACCAGCGGGGGAGGTACGGATCCGGGAACAGATCCAGGAACGGATCCAGGAACGGACCCAGGTACGGATCCGGGGACAAATCCTGGAACGGACCCGGGAACAGATCCCGGGAAAGACCCGGTTGCCATTCCTGGAGGGACTGGCAGTACAAGTGCAGCGCTGCCTGCAGTAACAGCCGGCAGCGGCACTCTGATCCTGGCAGCGCAAACAGCAAACAGTGAGGGAGCGGTAGAGGCTGCTGTAACTGAGGCTGCACTGAAGGAAGCGCTTGCGCTTGCAGCGGCCAAAGGTGATAAAAGCAAGCGGGTAACAGTAACGGTGAATCCGGTCAATGGTGCAGCAAGCTATATTATTTCGCTGCCTGCCGCAGCGCTGGGTTCTGCAGCTGAAGGCCAGACGCTGGAGATCCGGACAGCATTCGGCACGGTTATTTTCCCCGGCGGAGTGCTGAGCGGGGAGCAGGCTAAGCCGGGAGAAACAGCTGTGCTGAAGATTGCCAAGGCGGATCTTGCCGGCCAGTCTTCTGGCATTATCAAAGCGGTAGGGGCAAGACCTGCTGTTGAGCTTTCGCTCAGTATCAGCGGTAAGGAAGCAAGCTGGCAGCAGAATACTGCACCGGTTCAGGTCAGCATTCCTTATGAGCCGTCGGCTGCAGAAATACTGAATACGGAATATTTGGCGGTATGGCATATTGATGAAAAAGGCGTAAGCCATCCGGTAACCCGGGCGAAATATGATCCTGCCACCGCAGCTGTGACGTTTAGTACCCGTCATTTCAGCATTTACGCGGTTGCAATGAACCGCTATTCCTTTGCCGATCTGGGACCCTCCCACTGGGCATATAAGCCAGTAGGAATACTGGCGGCCCAAGGTATATTGAACGGTGTTTCAGCGGATTCCTTCGCGCCGTCCGTCCAGATAAGCAGAGCCGATTATCTGCTTATGCTGCTCTGTGC
- a CDS encoding cache domain-containing sensor histidine kinase produces MRVNPFKTLRIDLVFFFGFAFIVTLLVCVIVFFSYINGSKEIADNTSYYQQKLLIELHKKLNTNLVDIEQTSNTAAQNFSDLYEEVFDGTDYDKVKGQTSIRSQLNNYVYGMPILQSVHVYSDLAPNSVQDYVKFMSLEQLEKEDWYKELRNSDYTWLRERLIKTNNGEVSVISFARKVYNRFNRSVAVMVFNVQVPAFKALIATEDNRSNLALLDDTGKLITTSGDPGFFLQHDAEIQTQLDSQTNGAKRTGDEFLVWSSSLDSRWSLVEITSWSRITAGSLKQTQIILALGIATIILILLLAVFLSRQFVKPIGLLLKAMSNFSLSKRTPLPEDYKNEFGRLFQGYDKLTCRIEELYENLEEQYERQRAAEIKALQMMINPHFLYNSLDQVNWMAIEASQPQISSMLAHLGQFFRLALSNSESLVPLSEELAHIDSYLQFQKIRWEERLDYRYLLEEETKNLFVPKIILQPFVENAFIHGFHGKRQASLTISAGIIGDDRLQIIVSDNGRQLQENWKEKQSAKGGYGLRNVRERITALFGDKYGFMLDNSPEGGTQAVISLPIVNSKSLKGGLKHVEGGNH; encoded by the coding sequence ATGCGGGTAAATCCCTTTAAAACGCTGAGAATTGATCTGGTTTTCTTTTTTGGCTTTGCATTTATTGTAACTCTGCTTGTGTGTGTAATCGTATTTTTCAGTTATATCAACGGTTCAAAAGAGATCGCAGACAATACCTCCTACTATCAGCAGAAGCTGCTCATTGAGCTGCACAAAAAATTGAATACCAATCTGGTGGACATTGAGCAGACCTCCAATACGGCCGCACAGAATTTTAGTGATCTGTATGAGGAGGTATTCGACGGGACGGACTATGATAAGGTGAAGGGACAGACCAGCATCCGCTCCCAGTTGAACAACTATGTCTATGGAATGCCGATTCTGCAATCCGTTCATGTCTATTCGGATCTGGCGCCTAACAGCGTGCAGGATTACGTAAAGTTCATGTCCCTGGAACAGCTGGAAAAGGAGGACTGGTATAAGGAATTGCGCAATTCCGACTATACCTGGCTAAGGGAACGTCTAATCAAGACGAATAATGGGGAAGTTTCGGTAATCAGTTTTGCACGCAAGGTGTACAACCGGTTCAACCGGTCTGTTGCCGTAATGGTGTTCAATGTGCAGGTTCCGGCCTTTAAAGCCTTGATTGCCACAGAAGATAACCGTTCCAATCTGGCTTTGCTGGATGATACAGGCAAGCTGATTACAACGTCAGGAGATCCTGGTTTTTTTCTGCAGCATGATGCGGAGATACAGACCCAGCTGGATTCGCAGACCAACGGGGCCAAACGGACAGGGGATGAATTTCTCGTATGGTCCTCCTCACTGGATTCCCGCTGGTCTCTGGTGGAAATCACCTCCTGGAGCCGCATAACTGCCGGCAGTCTGAAGCAGACGCAAATTATACTTGCCCTTGGCATTGCTACTATTATATTAATCCTTCTGCTGGCAGTCTTTTTGTCACGGCAATTTGTTAAGCCGATCGGCCTGTTACTGAAGGCTATGAGTAATTTTTCACTTAGTAAGCGCACTCCGCTGCCGGAGGATTACAAAAATGAATTCGGCCGTTTGTTCCAGGGGTATGACAAGCTGACCTGTCGGATCGAAGAGCTGTACGAAAATCTGGAGGAGCAGTATGAACGGCAGCGGGCTGCTGAAATCAAGGCGCTGCAGATGATGATCAATCCCCATTTTCTGTATAATTCACTGGATCAGGTGAACTGGATGGCGATAGAGGCCTCGCAGCCCCAGATTAGCAGTATGCTGGCCCATTTGGGGCAGTTTTTCCGGCTTGCGCTTTCTAACAGCGAAAGTCTTGTCCCTTTATCCGAAGAATTGGCCCACATTGACAGCTATCTGCAATTTCAAAAGATCCGTTGGGAAGAGCGGCTTGATTACCGCTATTTGCTGGAGGAGGAAACGAAGAATCTGTTTGTCCCCAAAATTATTTTACAGCCTTTTGTTGAGAATGCTTTTATTCACGGCTTTCATGGTAAGCGGCAAGCGTCGTTGACCATATCAGCGGGCATTATTGGAGACGACAGGCTGCAGATTATTGTATCGGATAACGGACGCCAGCTGCAGGAGAACTGGAAGGAGAAGCAGAGTGCCAAAGGGGGATACGGACTGCGGAATGTACGGGAGAGGATTACAGCACTGTTCGGTGACAAATACGGCTTTATGCTGGATAACTCGCCGGAAGGCGGTACACAAGCCGTAATAAGTCTGCCCATAGTCAATTCCAAATCTCTTAAAGGGGGGCTTAAGCATGTGGAAGGTGGCAATCATTGA
- a CDS encoding alpha/beta hydrolase, translating to MKIELWPEGAPLSMGEGAVDRPVLHVYMQENGGPHAAVIVLPGGAYCERAAHEGEPVARWLNELGITAFVLDYRVAPYRHPAPMLDVQRAIRHVRQQAASLGIDPQRVGVLGFSAGGHLASTAGTHFDLGESGAEDKTEQMSSRPDFMILCYPVINLGDTGHVRSRGYLLGDNPSLESVKLLSSELQVTPDTPPAFIWQTTDDGSIGVVHTLKFAGAMARNGVPFELHSFMTGNHGLGLAQEHAEARAWPRLCAAWLKRIGVLSE from the coding sequence ATGAAAATTGAATTATGGCCTGAGGGAGCCCCGCTTTCAATGGGGGAGGGAGCCGTGGACCGTCCGGTCTTACATGTCTATATGCAGGAAAACGGAGGACCACATGCGGCAGTGATAGTTTTGCCCGGAGGAGCGTACTGTGAGCGTGCAGCCCATGAAGGAGAGCCTGTAGCCCGTTGGCTAAATGAACTGGGAATAACGGCGTTTGTGCTGGATTACCGTGTGGCGCCCTACCGTCATCCTGCTCCGATGCTGGATGTGCAGCGGGCAATCCGCCATGTCCGGCAGCAGGCTGCATCTTTGGGGATTGATCCGCAGCGGGTAGGCGTGCTGGGTTTTTCTGCCGGCGGACATTTGGCATCTACAGCTGGCACACATTTTGACCTGGGCGAAAGCGGGGCGGAGGATAAGACAGAGCAGATGTCGAGCCGTCCTGATTTTATGATACTGTGCTACCCGGTGATTAATCTTGGGGACACTGGGCATGTGCGTTCCCGCGGCTATCTGCTTGGAGACAATCCCTCTCTGGAAAGCGTCAAGCTATTGTCCAGCGAGCTTCAGGTGACACCGGATACACCCCCGGCCTTTATTTGGCAAACTACAGATGACGGCAGTATTGGAGTGGTGCATACGCTGAAATTTGCCGGAGCGATGGCCCGAAATGGTGTCCCGTTTGAGCTTCATTCCTTTATGACCGGCAATCATGGCCTGGGGCTCGCCCAAGAGCATGCAGAAGCAAGAGCCTGGCCCAGACTCTGTGCCGCATGGCTTAAGCGGATCGGTGTTCTTTCAGAGTAA
- a CDS encoding carbohydrate ABC transporter permease has product MDVTSPRKRLITHLSLLVVSLIMMYPIFWWLGASLKTNAEMSSANLFPKVPNWSNFSEGWVSVPNFSFTHFYLNTFELVLGVLFTSVISCSLVAFAFSRLDFPLRNVWFAIMLVTLMLPTQVTIVPQYVMFSGWGWINTYLPFYIPHLFAGGIGGPFFIYLLVQFMRSVPRELDEAAKIDGCSWFSIYWRIMLPLVKPALVTVAIYAFLWNWDDFFGQMLYINTVEKYTVNLALKLFIDSQGSVPWGQMLAMSLLSITPSVLIFFLAQRHFVEGMSAGALKG; this is encoded by the coding sequence ATGGATGTAACCAGCCCGCGCAAACGACTTATTACACATCTCTCGCTACTGGTTGTAAGCTTAATTATGATGTATCCGATTTTTTGGTGGCTGGGCGCTTCGCTCAAAACCAATGCGGAGATGAGCTCGGCTAATCTGTTTCCGAAGGTGCCTAACTGGTCCAACTTTTCAGAGGGTTGGGTATCTGTTCCTAATTTTTCCTTCACTCATTTCTATTTAAATACATTTGAGCTCGTACTGGGTGTACTCTTTACCAGTGTGATCTCATGCAGTCTGGTCGCCTTTGCTTTCTCAAGGCTGGATTTCCCACTTCGCAATGTGTGGTTTGCGATCATGCTCGTTACGCTGATGCTGCCGACACAGGTGACAATTGTACCACAGTATGTAATGTTCAGCGGCTGGGGCTGGATCAACACCTACCTGCCGTTCTACATTCCCCACCTGTTTGCAGGCGGGATTGGCGGTCCGTTCTTTATTTACCTGCTGGTGCAGTTCATGCGTTCAGTCCCCAGAGAACTTGATGAAGCTGCCAAAATTGACGGCTGCTCCTGGTTCAGCATTTACTGGAGAATTATGCTTCCTCTCGTAAAGCCTGCACTGGTAACTGTTGCAATCTACGCGTTCCTCTGGAACTGGGATGATTTCTTCGGACAGATGCTTTACATCAATACTGTCGAGAAGTACACAGTCAACCTGGCACTCAAGCTGTTCATAGATTCGCAGGGATCGGTGCCATGGGGGCAAATGCTGGCGATGTCACTGCTATCTATCACTCCGTCTGTGCTGATTTTCTTCCTTGCCCAAAGACATTTTGTGGAAGGTATGTCTGCAGGCGCATTGAAAGGATAG
- a CDS encoding ABC transporter substrate-binding protein yields the protein MRKKGRKSFLAIALTMAVAMTTACGNSNNSAPNNKAEVTNAPETAAAATTAPAAGTGEKVTLSIVWWGSQARHDATLKALDKYKELNPNVTFETQFSGWDGYFDKLAVQFSAKSAPDIIQMDAAYLNDYAGRGLLADLKDVNVDSIEPVNLDGGKVNNTQYAMPLGVAALGMVYDKTVVDKLGLEAPTFGWTWDDYFAFGEAAKAKLGEDKYVYADQSADLVDYTAYQYSMGKGYIFDDQGKLSIDKDTWVGFMTKMNELRDKGILTPADITTTDKELDPQLDSVVNGTAIARHSFSNLVGSIDSLKPDTYEFASMPYGSEAGGWLKPGMFWSVNAQSAHQAEAVKFVDWFVNNEEAGTILGLTRGMPINSKVVETLTPTFSESDKTSLDFLNKVTPDAQKFINDPQGWGSFKNDYKSIVEKLQFEQSTPEEAYEELTKLAEQYAVEASK from the coding sequence ATGCGAAAAAAAGGTAGAAAGAGCTTTCTTGCAATCGCTTTAACGATGGCCGTAGCAATGACCACAGCTTGTGGAAACAGCAATAACAGTGCACCGAATAATAAGGCAGAGGTAACCAACGCACCTGAAACAGCCGCGGCTGCTACAACTGCGCCGGCAGCAGGAACCGGTGAGAAGGTGACGCTCTCTATCGTATGGTGGGGTTCCCAGGCTAGACATGATGCAACTTTGAAAGCGCTTGACAAATATAAGGAGCTAAATCCGAATGTAACCTTTGAAACTCAATTTTCGGGATGGGACGGTTATTTCGATAAGCTAGCTGTACAATTCTCTGCCAAAAGTGCTCCTGATATTATCCAAATGGATGCCGCTTATCTGAATGACTATGCAGGCAGAGGGCTGCTGGCAGATCTGAAGGATGTAAATGTTGATAGCATTGAGCCTGTCAATCTGGACGGCGGTAAAGTGAACAATACCCAGTATGCTATGCCGCTTGGCGTGGCAGCACTTGGTATGGTATACGACAAAACAGTTGTTGATAAGCTGGGCCTTGAAGCGCCAACCTTTGGATGGACCTGGGATGACTACTTCGCCTTTGGTGAAGCTGCCAAAGCTAAGCTTGGTGAAGATAAGTATGTGTATGCAGACCAGAGTGCCGATTTGGTAGACTATACAGCCTATCAATACAGTATGGGCAAAGGCTATATTTTTGATGACCAAGGTAAGCTTAGCATCGATAAAGATACTTGGGTTGGCTTCATGACCAAAATGAATGAGCTGCGGGATAAGGGGATTCTCACTCCGGCAGATATTACAACAACCGACAAAGAGCTGGATCCGCAGCTGGACAGCGTAGTCAACGGAACTGCCATCGCGCGTCACTCCTTCTCTAATCTGGTTGGCTCTATTGATTCACTTAAACCGGATACCTATGAGTTTGCTTCCATGCCATATGGCTCCGAGGCAGGTGGCTGGCTGAAGCCTGGGATGTTCTGGAGTGTAAATGCTCAATCGGCACATCAGGCAGAAGCAGTGAAATTTGTTGACTGGTTCGTGAACAACGAGGAAGCAGGCACCATACTGGGACTGACCCGCGGGATGCCGATCAACTCCAAAGTAGTTGAAACGCTGACACCAACCTTTAGTGAATCAGATAAAACCTCCCTTGATTTCCTGAACAAAGTAACACCTGATGCACAAAAGTTCATCAATGATCCTCAGGGCTGGGGAAGCTTCAAAAATGACTATAAATCCATTGTAGAGAAGCTGCAGTTCGAGCAGTCTACACCGGAAGAGGCTTACGAAGAGCTGACGAAGCTGGCTGAGCAATATGCAGTCGAAGCAAGCAAATAA